The following are from one region of the Salvia splendens isolate huo1 chromosome 2, SspV2, whole genome shotgun sequence genome:
- the LOC121762494 gene encoding probable serine/threonine-protein kinase PBL7 isoform X3 yields the protein MRKTHKEWLHCITQSQYLLLFCCIDMRKFSLPNVAREDRPVAKEESDGSGGNDEAKVRTFTFANLAAATQNFKGDNFLGEGGFGRVYKGRLLDTGELVAVKQLDRGGSQGIREFVVEVMTLSMANHPNLVNLIGYCAEGDQRLLVYEYMPLGSLEDHLHGPKLKRKKLDWNTRMNIAAGAAQGLEYMHDKMKTPIIYRDLKGSNILLGDGYHPRLSDFGLAKVGPCGDQSHVSTRVMGTYGYCAPDYAMTGQLTFKSDIYSFGVVLLEIITGRRAIDHRKSGPEANLVSWARPLFKDRKRFHQMADPALEGQYPVRGLYQALAIAAMCVQEQPNMRPLVADIVTALNYLASQTYDPSVPGPNTLRSRSKGNSERNNHNDNQVQGRLSI from the exons ATGCGCAAAACTCACAAG GAATGGCTACATTGCATCACACAATCTCAGTATCTGTTGCTGTTTTGTTGCATAGATATGCGTAAATTTAGTTTGCCTAATGTTGCGAGGGAAGATCGCCCTGTTGCAAAGGAGGAGTCAGATGGCAGTGGTGGTAATGACGAGGCCAAAGTGCGGACTTTTACCTTTGCCAACTTAGCTGCTGCAACCCAGAATTTCAAGGGAGACAATTTCCTTGGAGAAGGAGGTTTTGGAAGAGTTTATAAAGGTCGTTTGCTAGACACCGGTGAG CTTGTGGCTGTCAAGCAGCTTGATCGCGGTGGGTCTCAGGGGATTAGGGAGTTTGTGGTTGAAGTTATGACGTTAAGTATGGCTAACCACCCCAATCTTGTTAACTTGATCGGGTATTGTGCTGAGGGTGATCAGAGGCTGTTAGTCTACGAGTACATGCCTCTAGGTTCTCTCGAGGATCACTTACACG GCCCtaaactgaaaagaaagaaGCTGGACTGGAACACAAGGATGAATATAGCAGCTGGTGCAGCCCAAGGCTTGGAGTATATGCACGACAAGATGAAAACCCCCATTATATATCGAGACTTGAAGGGTTCGAATATTTTGTTAGGGGATGGATATCATCCCAGACTATCCGACTTTGGTTTGGCTAAAGTTGGGCCTTGCGGTGATCAGAGTCATGTTTCCACCAGAGTAATGGGCACTTATGGATATTGTGCCCCCGATTATGCGATGACCGGACAACTCACCTTCAAATCAGATATCTATAGTTTTGGTGTTGTGCTTCTGGAGATTATCACGGGAAGGAGAGCCATTGACCATAGAAAATCTGGTCCAGAGGCAAATCTAGTCTCATGG GCAAGGCCGTTATTCAAGGACCGGAAAAGATTCCACCAAATGGCAGATCCAGCGTTGGAAGGGCAATACCCGGTGAGAGGGCTGTACCAAGCTCTAGCAATCGCTGCAATGTGCGTCCAAGAGCAACCAAACATGAGGCCCCTCGTTGCTGATATTGTCACGGCCCTCAACTATCTTGCCTCACAGACCTATGATCCGAGCGTCCCAGGCCCCAATACTCTGCGTAGCAGATCAAAAGGAAATAGCGAGCGCAACAACCACAACGACAACCAAGTCCAGGGACGGCTCAGTATCTAG
- the LOC121762494 gene encoding probable serine/threonine-protein kinase PBL7 isoform X2 — protein MGCFLCSGESSVSKKDPKKRIIDRKTNRCETSNHAQNSQDRPVAKEESDGSGGNDEAKVRTFTFANLAAATQNFKGDNFLGEGGFGRVYKGRLLDTGELVAVKQLDRGGSQGIREFVVEVMTLSMANHPNLVNLIGYCAEGDQRLLVYEYMPLGSLEDHLHGPKLKRKKLDWNTRMNIAAGAAQGLEYMHDKMKTPIIYRDLKGSNILLGDGYHPRLSDFGLAKVGPCGDQSHVSTRVMGTYGYCAPDYAMTGQLTFKSDIYSFGVVLLEIITGRRAIDHRKSGPEANLVSWARPLFKDRKRFHQMADPALEGQYPVRGLYQALAIAAMCVQEQPNMRPLVADIVTALNYLASQTYDPSVPGPNTLRSRSKGNSERNNHNDNQVQGRLSI, from the exons ATGGGGTGTTTCCTCTGCTCTGGCGAATCGTCAGTTTCCAAGAAGGACCCCAAGAAAAGGATAATTGATAGAAAAACTAACCGGTGTGAAACAAGCAATCATGCGCAAAACTCACAAG ATCGCCCTGTTGCAAAGGAGGAGTCAGATGGCAGTGGTGGTAATGACGAGGCCAAAGTGCGGACTTTTACCTTTGCCAACTTAGCTGCTGCAACCCAGAATTTCAAGGGAGACAATTTCCTTGGAGAAGGAGGTTTTGGAAGAGTTTATAAAGGTCGTTTGCTAGACACCGGTGAG CTTGTGGCTGTCAAGCAGCTTGATCGCGGTGGGTCTCAGGGGATTAGGGAGTTTGTGGTTGAAGTTATGACGTTAAGTATGGCTAACCACCCCAATCTTGTTAACTTGATCGGGTATTGTGCTGAGGGTGATCAGAGGCTGTTAGTCTACGAGTACATGCCTCTAGGTTCTCTCGAGGATCACTTACACG GCCCtaaactgaaaagaaagaaGCTGGACTGGAACACAAGGATGAATATAGCAGCTGGTGCAGCCCAAGGCTTGGAGTATATGCACGACAAGATGAAAACCCCCATTATATATCGAGACTTGAAGGGTTCGAATATTTTGTTAGGGGATGGATATCATCCCAGACTATCCGACTTTGGTTTGGCTAAAGTTGGGCCTTGCGGTGATCAGAGTCATGTTTCCACCAGAGTAATGGGCACTTATGGATATTGTGCCCCCGATTATGCGATGACCGGACAACTCACCTTCAAATCAGATATCTATAGTTTTGGTGTTGTGCTTCTGGAGATTATCACGGGAAGGAGAGCCATTGACCATAGAAAATCTGGTCCAGAGGCAAATCTAGTCTCATGG GCAAGGCCGTTATTCAAGGACCGGAAAAGATTCCACCAAATGGCAGATCCAGCGTTGGAAGGGCAATACCCGGTGAGAGGGCTGTACCAAGCTCTAGCAATCGCTGCAATGTGCGTCCAAGAGCAACCAAACATGAGGCCCCTCGTTGCTGATATTGTCACGGCCCTCAACTATCTTGCCTCACAGACCTATGATCCGAGCGTCCCAGGCCCCAATACTCTGCGTAGCAGATCAAAAGGAAATAGCGAGCGCAACAACCACAACGACAACCAAGTCCAGGGACGGCTCAGTATCTAG
- the LOC121762494 gene encoding probable serine/threonine-protein kinase PBL7 isoform X1 produces the protein MGCFLCSGESSVSKKDPKKRIIDRKTNRCETSNHAQNSQDMRKFSLPNVAREDRPVAKEESDGSGGNDEAKVRTFTFANLAAATQNFKGDNFLGEGGFGRVYKGRLLDTGELVAVKQLDRGGSQGIREFVVEVMTLSMANHPNLVNLIGYCAEGDQRLLVYEYMPLGSLEDHLHGPKLKRKKLDWNTRMNIAAGAAQGLEYMHDKMKTPIIYRDLKGSNILLGDGYHPRLSDFGLAKVGPCGDQSHVSTRVMGTYGYCAPDYAMTGQLTFKSDIYSFGVVLLEIITGRRAIDHRKSGPEANLVSWARPLFKDRKRFHQMADPALEGQYPVRGLYQALAIAAMCVQEQPNMRPLVADIVTALNYLASQTYDPSVPGPNTLRSRSKGNSERNNHNDNQVQGRLSI, from the exons ATGGGGTGTTTCCTCTGCTCTGGCGAATCGTCAGTTTCCAAGAAGGACCCCAAGAAAAGGATAATTGATAGAAAAACTAACCGGTGTGAAACAAGCAATCATGCGCAAAACTCACAAG ATATGCGTAAATTTAGTTTGCCTAATGTTGCGAGGGAAGATCGCCCTGTTGCAAAGGAGGAGTCAGATGGCAGTGGTGGTAATGACGAGGCCAAAGTGCGGACTTTTACCTTTGCCAACTTAGCTGCTGCAACCCAGAATTTCAAGGGAGACAATTTCCTTGGAGAAGGAGGTTTTGGAAGAGTTTATAAAGGTCGTTTGCTAGACACCGGTGAG CTTGTGGCTGTCAAGCAGCTTGATCGCGGTGGGTCTCAGGGGATTAGGGAGTTTGTGGTTGAAGTTATGACGTTAAGTATGGCTAACCACCCCAATCTTGTTAACTTGATCGGGTATTGTGCTGAGGGTGATCAGAGGCTGTTAGTCTACGAGTACATGCCTCTAGGTTCTCTCGAGGATCACTTACACG GCCCtaaactgaaaagaaagaaGCTGGACTGGAACACAAGGATGAATATAGCAGCTGGTGCAGCCCAAGGCTTGGAGTATATGCACGACAAGATGAAAACCCCCATTATATATCGAGACTTGAAGGGTTCGAATATTTTGTTAGGGGATGGATATCATCCCAGACTATCCGACTTTGGTTTGGCTAAAGTTGGGCCTTGCGGTGATCAGAGTCATGTTTCCACCAGAGTAATGGGCACTTATGGATATTGTGCCCCCGATTATGCGATGACCGGACAACTCACCTTCAAATCAGATATCTATAGTTTTGGTGTTGTGCTTCTGGAGATTATCACGGGAAGGAGAGCCATTGACCATAGAAAATCTGGTCCAGAGGCAAATCTAGTCTCATGG GCAAGGCCGTTATTCAAGGACCGGAAAAGATTCCACCAAATGGCAGATCCAGCGTTGGAAGGGCAATACCCGGTGAGAGGGCTGTACCAAGCTCTAGCAATCGCTGCAATGTGCGTCCAAGAGCAACCAAACATGAGGCCCCTCGTTGCTGATATTGTCACGGCCCTCAACTATCTTGCCTCACAGACCTATGATCCGAGCGTCCCAGGCCCCAATACTCTGCGTAGCAGATCAAAAGGAAATAGCGAGCGCAACAACCACAACGACAACCAAGTCCAGGGACGGCTCAGTATCTAG